The bacterium genome includes a window with the following:
- a CDS encoding clan AA aspartic protease, with product MGLVMTKILLKNPRESSLAPVEVDALADSGAVHLCIPEHVRLQLRLEEIDRKEVTLADGQKRLVPYVGPIEVRFKNRVGFAGALVLGDQVLLGAIPMEDMDLVIIPRDRALDINPASPNIATSIVKRG from the coding sequence ATGGGTTTGGTCATGACCAAGATTCTTCTCAAGAACCCTCGCGAGTCCTCGTTGGCGCCGGTGGAGGTCGATGCCTTGGCCGATTCCGGCGCCGTCCACCTGTGCATTCCCGAGCACGTGCGGTTGCAGCTGCGGCTCGAGGAGATCGACCGGAAGGAAGTGACATTGGCGGACGGTCAGAAAAGGCTTGTCCCGTACGTGGGACCGATCGAAGTGCGCTTCAAAAACCGGGTCGGTTTCGCCGGTGCCTTGGTCCTGGGCGACCAGGTCCTTCTCGGAGCGATCCCCATGGAAGATATGGATCTCGTGATTATTCCGCGCGACCGCGCCTTGGACATCAATCCGGCGAGCCCCAACATTGCGACGTCGATCGTGAAGCGCGGTTAA
- the proC gene encoding pyrroline-5-carboxylate reductase, whose product MNGKKFRISFIGGGNMAEALISGLLARKVFKPGEIGVHEPDAARLKKLKSRHKIVSLPSNAELTRVSGTILLAVKPQQMGAVLDEIRGLLTSKHLVLSIAAGLDTGYFRSRIPENVRLIRIMPNLCSMIGEGAAALYAAPGTTSGDRAVAKRIFSASGKAVFVDREDLLDVVTAVSGSGPAFAFLFLDAMIEAGAARGLPAALGRELAAQTLIGAAKMTALAKDTLPEMIARVASKGGTTEAGLKVLESVNFRRIVDETIGAATERARELRCTS is encoded by the coding sequence GTGAACGGCAAAAAATTTAGAATCTCATTCATCGGCGGCGGGAACATGGCGGAGGCCCTCATTTCCGGGCTCCTCGCCCGCAAGGTCTTCAAACCCGGCGAGATCGGCGTCCACGAGCCGGACGCCGCGCGCCTCAAGAAGCTCAAGTCCAGGCACAAGATCGTCTCCCTCCCCTCCAACGCGGAGCTGACGCGCGTCTCCGGCACGATCCTGCTCGCCGTCAAACCCCAACAGATGGGCGCGGTGCTGGACGAAATCCGCGGCTTACTGACGTCCAAACACCTGGTGCTCTCCATCGCGGCCGGCCTGGACACCGGGTATTTCCGGTCGCGGATTCCCGAAAACGTTCGGCTCATCCGGATCATGCCGAATCTCTGCTCCATGATCGGCGAGGGCGCCGCAGCCCTCTATGCGGCGCCAGGAACGACGTCCGGAGACAGGGCCGTGGCGAAAAGGATCTTTTCGGCCTCCGGCAAGGCCGTCTTTGTCGATCGCGAGGATCTCCTGGACGTCGTCACCGCCGTCTCCGGCAGCGGACCGGCGTTCGCCTTCCTCTTTTTGGACGCGATGATCGAGGCGGGCGCCGCGCGCGGGCTGCCGGCGGCCCTGGGGAGGGAGTTGGCGGCGCAGACCTTGATCGGCGCGGCCAAGATGACGGCTTTGGCGAAGGACACCCTCCCGGAGATGATCGCCCGCGTGGCATCCAAGGGCGGGACGACGGAGGCGGGACTCAAGGTCTTGGAATCCGTGAATTTCCGGCGAATCGTCGACGAAACCATCGGGGCGGCGACGGAACGGGCGAGGGAGCTCCGATGCACGTCCTAG
- a CDS encoding serine/threonine-protein kinase: protein MTVKEQTSSFEPKPFGRYVLLEKLAVGGMAEIYKAKTYGVDGFEKQLAIKRILPHCAADGEFIKMLVDEAKLTVLLSHANIVQVYDLGKVGDDYFISMEFIHGTNLREVMTRQREQDERLSEEVAVYIMSEICKGLDYAHRKTDSQGNPLNIVHRDISPQNILISFEGEVKIVDFGIAKAAMNVSHTMAGILKGKVAYMSPEQALGKPIDHRTDIFSAGVLLYEMLTGDKLFSGETQFEVLNQIRTTRINTLMLPDHIPGPLKAVLAKALAYNAKDRYQSAGDFQLDLTKYLYSSYIDFSPRQLAGLLTRLFESEMKRKEQPVQLDEKTRSVMIKQAETENIVVHNPVPAAKPAETRVAESTGKVPQDTAVSGLYAVPTERQKKRPWALIAGAPVLILLVAYLGYTFLFKKAGPRPAPTTVTTPSTPEEETAIDVGSMEIESDPAGAKVLVNGNDTGLVTPAKLAKLTLGEEYQIKIEKENYKEVSRAVAVTSEEPIKIRETLAALPKGVIEITSNPPGARILFNDQDTGLVTPQRLENLEIAKTYNIKLTAPNHYDWSGTAEVKGFDPVAVTAALTPVPPPVPETPALPTTPEVPATPTTPEVTTPQTPTEPAAPVTTTPVMPTEPPVTTTTPTTPPVTPTTPPAVATGRLSVTSDPSGAKVFLNGENTGRTTPTTLEELMPGKRVNVALIQKGYEDWRRTVTVEGDRTVPVYAALKKEPSATPAPPPTPPPAPPKETKPKETKPQETKREEIVKKPAEKPYTPPPPPPPTRTPVEEKPVATAGKPGSLAVTSDPSGADVYVNSEYKGKTPLRVNDVSPGTVKVAVSKDGYMRQTQIVKIGPGENKSTGTIKLGGMFGEIYVNSSPPRATVIFDGSITSKTPVTIRKVPRDQKHTIRIKLDGYREWETSVSLSDKDSKRFDVQLEKN from the coding sequence ATGACCGTCAAGGAGCAAACATCCTCGTTCGAGCCGAAACCCTTCGGGCGGTATGTCCTGTTGGAGAAGCTCGCTGTCGGCGGCATGGCCGAGATCTACAAGGCCAAGACCTACGGCGTGGACGGGTTCGAAAAGCAACTCGCCATCAAACGCATCCTCCCCCACTGCGCGGCGGACGGCGAGTTCATCAAGATGCTCGTGGACGAGGCGAAGCTCACCGTCCTCCTCTCCCACGCCAACATCGTGCAGGTCTACGACCTGGGCAAGGTGGGAGACGACTACTTCATCTCCATGGAGTTCATCCACGGCACGAATCTCCGGGAGGTCATGACGCGCCAGCGTGAACAGGATGAAAGGCTCTCCGAGGAGGTCGCCGTCTACATCATGAGCGAGATCTGCAAAGGTCTCGATTACGCCCACCGCAAGACCGACAGCCAGGGCAACCCCTTGAACATCGTCCACCGGGACATCAGCCCGCAGAACATCCTGATCTCGTTCGAGGGCGAGGTAAAGATCGTCGACTTCGGCATCGCCAAGGCCGCGATGAACGTCAGCCACACGATGGCAGGGATCCTCAAGGGCAAGGTCGCCTACATGTCGCCCGAGCAGGCCCTCGGAAAACCGATCGACCATCGCACCGACATCTTTTCCGCGGGCGTGCTCCTGTATGAGATGCTCACCGGCGACAAGCTCTTCTCCGGCGAGACGCAATTCGAGGTCTTGAACCAGATCCGCACGACCCGCATCAACACGCTCATGCTTCCGGACCACATCCCGGGGCCGCTCAAGGCCGTGCTCGCCAAGGCGCTGGCCTACAACGCCAAGGACCGCTACCAGAGCGCGGGGGATTTCCAGCTCGACCTGACGAAATACCTCTATTCCTCCTACATCGATTTCTCCCCGCGGCAACTGGCCGGTCTCCTCACGCGCCTCTTCGAAAGCGAGATGAAGAGGAAGGAGCAGCCGGTCCAGCTGGACGAAAAGACCCGCTCCGTCATGATCAAGCAGGCGGAGACGGAGAACATCGTCGTCCACAACCCCGTGCCGGCAGCCAAACCCGCCGAAACCCGCGTGGCGGAGTCGACCGGGAAGGTCCCACAGGACACGGCCGTCTCGGGCCTCTACGCCGTCCCCACCGAGCGTCAAAAAAAGAGGCCCTGGGCCTTGATCGCGGGCGCGCCGGTCCTGATCCTGCTCGTCGCCTACCTGGGCTACACGTTCCTATTCAAGAAAGCCGGGCCGAGACCGGCCCCGACGACCGTCACGACGCCGAGCACGCCCGAGGAGGAAACCGCCATCGACGTGGGTTCCATGGAGATCGAATCCGACCCCGCAGGCGCGAAGGTACTCGTGAACGGGAACGATACGGGTTTGGTGACGCCGGCCAAGCTCGCAAAACTCACATTGGGCGAGGAGTACCAGATCAAGATCGAGAAAGAGAACTACAAGGAGGTGAGCCGCGCCGTGGCGGTCACCTCCGAGGAACCCATCAAGATCCGTGAAACGCTGGCGGCGCTCCCCAAGGGCGTGATCGAAATCACGTCCAATCCGCCGGGGGCGAGAATCCTCTTCAACGACCAGGACACGGGGCTCGTCACGCCCCAGAGGCTGGAAAATCTGGAGATCGCCAAGACCTACAACATCAAGCTCACGGCGCCCAACCACTACGACTGGTCGGGAACCGCGGAGGTGAAGGGTTTCGACCCCGTCGCCGTCACGGCCGCCCTGACGCCGGTGCCGCCGCCGGTCCCGGAGACACCTGCCCTCCCGACCACTCCGGAAGTCCCGGCCACGCCGACGACGCCGGAGGTCACGACGCCCCAAACCCCGACGGAGCCGGCGGCGCCGGTGACAACGACCCCGGTGATGCCGACGGAGCCCCCTGTCACGACGACGACTCCGACGACGCCGCCGGTCACGCCGACAACACCGCCTGCCGTCGCGACCGGAAGGCTCAGCGTGACCTCCGACCCCTCCGGGGCCAAGGTCTTCTTGAACGGAGAAAATACGGGGCGCACGACGCCCACGACGCTCGAAGAGCTTATGCCGGGCAAGAGGGTCAACGTGGCCCTGATCCAAAAGGGTTATGAGGATTGGAGACGGACGGTCACGGTCGAGGGGGACCGGACCGTCCCCGTGTACGCCGCCCTCAAGAAGGAGCCGTCGGCAACCCCGGCCCCGCCGCCCACGCCGCCACCGGCCCCTCCAAAGGAAACCAAGCCCAAGGAAACCAAACCACAGGAAACCAAGAGGGAAGAAATCGTCAAGAAGCCGGCAGAAAAGCCCTACACGCCGCCGCCACCACCACCTCCCACGCGCACGCCGGTCGAGGAAAAGCCGGTCGCGACCGCCGGCAAACCCGGATCCCTCGCGGTGACATCGGACCCCTCGGGCGCGGACGTTTACGTCAATTCCGAGTACAAGGGGAAAACCCCGCTCCGGGTGAACGACGTCTCCCCCGGAACGGTCAAGGTCGCCGTCAGCAAGGACGGTTACATGCGGCAGACGCAGATCGTGAAGATCGGCCCCGGCGAGAACAAGTCGACCGGCACGATCAAACTGGGCGGCATGTTCGGCGAAATCTACGTCAATTCGTCGCCGCCGCGGGCGACCGTCATCTTCGACGGATCGATCACCAGCAAGACGCCCGTCACCATCCGGAAGGTCCCACGCGACCAGAAACATACGATCCGCATCAAGCTGGACGGCTACCGCGAATGGGAGACCTCCGTGAGTTTGAGCGACAAGGATTCCAAGAGATTCGACGTGCAACTCGAGAAGAACTAA
- a CDS encoding YggT family protein has product MHVLGLLLLAIARILRLLINLYTFVVAAAVIVSWVNPDPTNPIVHFLRQVTEPVFSRVRRFLPRAAFQWRIDVSPILVFVLLMAVDTIVVGLLFDFAARFR; this is encoded by the coding sequence ATGCACGTCCTAGGCCTCCTACTGCTCGCCATCGCCCGCATCCTCCGTCTCCTCATCAACCTCTACACCTTTGTGGTGGCGGCGGCTGTGATCGTGAGCTGGGTGAACCCCGACCCCACCAACCCGATCGTCCATTTTCTCCGTCAGGTCACGGAGCCTGTCTTCTCCCGGGTGCGTCGCTTTTTGCCCCGGGCGGCGTTCCAATGGCGGATCGATGTCTCGCCCATCCTCGTCTTCGTCCTGCTCATGGCCGTGGATACCATCGTGGTAGGGCTCTTATTCGACTTTGCGGCGCGATTTCGTTGA
- a CDS encoding ABC transporter permease: protein MVSKRGNKKIHEEIIESSHEALERTWLDFFGKVGTNTLQFFDYLGGLWMLAVQTLYCLFRYPFPLRAFIEQCQFVGVKSMSLISLISVFTGMVFALQFAVGLGRFGLKIYIGQVIGLAIARELGPVLVCLMLAARVGAGIAAELGSMVVTEQVLAIQALGANPVHKLVLPRVLALTLAAPILSTIGSIIGVIGGMWITIMEAGVTARFYFDQVRKTVEMEDYFSGLVKTLFFGFFIGLIACYQGLKTTGGTEGVGKSTTYAVVISSLMVFIADFFLTKLLILL, encoded by the coding sequence GTGGTTTCAAAACGCGGTAACAAGAAGATCCACGAGGAGATCATCGAGTCCTCGCATGAGGCCCTCGAACGGACGTGGCTGGACTTCTTCGGCAAGGTCGGAACCAACACCCTTCAATTCTTCGATTACCTGGGAGGGCTCTGGATGCTCGCGGTCCAGACCCTCTATTGCCTCTTTCGCTACCCATTCCCCCTTCGCGCCTTCATCGAGCAGTGCCAGTTCGTCGGCGTCAAATCCATGAGCCTGATCAGCCTCATCTCCGTCTTCACGGGCATGGTCTTCGCCCTTCAATTCGCGGTCGGTCTGGGCCGCTTCGGTCTCAAGATCTACATCGGCCAGGTGATCGGGCTCGCCATCGCCCGCGAACTCGGGCCCGTCCTGGTGTGTCTCATGCTCGCGGCGCGCGTGGGCGCGGGAATCGCGGCGGAACTGGGATCCATGGTCGTGACCGAACAGGTGCTGGCGATTCAGGCCCTGGGGGCGAATCCCGTCCACAAGCTCGTGCTCCCGCGCGTCTTGGCGCTGACCCTCGCGGCGCCGATTCTTTCCACCATCGGCTCGATCATCGGCGTCATCGGAGGGATGTGGATCACCATCATGGAGGCGGGCGTGACCGCACGGTTCTACTTCGACCAGGTCCGGAAGACCGTCGAAATGGAGGACTACTTTTCGGGCCTTGTGAAGACGCTCTTTTTCGGTTTCTTCATCGGGCTCATCGCCTGTTATCAGGGTCTGAAGACGACCGGAGGAACCGAAGGGGTCGGCAAGTCGACGACCTACGCCGTCGTCATCTCCTCCTTGATGGTTTTCATCGCGGATTTTTTCCTGACCAAACTGTTGATCCTTTTATGA
- a CDS encoding YggS family pyridoxal phosphate-dependent enzyme: MISKNLLEVRNRIAAAVRRAGRKASDITLVAVSKGQPVEKILEAIAAGQRDFGENYAQELLDHLPVGDVRWHFIGHLQRNKVKQIIGRTALIHTVDSPELALEIDKRAAAMGKIQPVLIELNLHGEASKTGLAPDRAEMLVSEMNRLPHVELRGLMTIPPATEDAEEARPSFRLLREIRDALNRKNVYKRPLADLSMGMTQDFEVAIEEGATFVRVGTGIFGERQKI, encoded by the coding sequence ATGATTTCGAAGAACCTCCTCGAGGTCCGGAACCGAATCGCGGCGGCGGTACGACGTGCCGGACGGAAGGCCTCGGACATCACGCTGGTCGCCGTTTCCAAAGGCCAACCGGTTGAAAAGATCCTCGAGGCGATCGCCGCGGGACAGCGGGATTTCGGCGAAAATTACGCTCAGGAATTATTGGACCACCTTCCGGTCGGCGATGTGCGCTGGCATTTTATCGGTCACTTGCAACGCAACAAGGTGAAGCAAATCATCGGCCGCACGGCCCTCATCCACACCGTCGACTCCCCGGAACTCGCCCTGGAGATCGACAAACGCGCCGCCGCCATGGGCAAGATCCAGCCGGTCCTGATCGAACTCAACCTGCACGGCGAGGCCTCCAAGACCGGTCTCGCCCCGGACCGCGCCGAGATGCTTGTCTCCGAGATGAACCGTCTGCCGCACGTCGAATTGAGAGGGCTCATGACGATCCCGCCCGCGACGGAAGACGCCGAGGAGGCGCGCCCCTCCTTCCGGCTCCTTCGCGAGATTCGTGATGCATTGAACCGGAAAAACGTCTATAAACGCCCGCTCGCCGACCTCTCGATGGGGATGACGCAGGACTTTGAGGTCGCCATTGAGGAAGGCGCGACCTTCGTCCGGGTCGGCACGGGGATTTTCGGTGAACGGCAAAAAATTTAG
- a CDS encoding 2OG-Fe(II) oxygenase — translation MLVLISGPDRSKISFLVHWLRDLLGLRRMAPISRLLRYDAKYFEGRVPPESQFLKSFDSDSPVFMKEGLIPPEACDRIVANLRAAGPLGLAPMSVPDGAENTALHDKSSRHTEFLVPTLEDLKTYVGAFESIRRDIEGFFKVRLGRSDGMQALGYPPGGRYELHADNCAPVYDDRGRETGWTCNMPHRVISTVLFLTPTVPRPHEINECSGGELTFAFLLDRRNKPFTITPKKGLFVAFPSTPYFAHRVHPVKEGYRVTLVDWYAGKVL, via the coding sequence GTGCTGGTCTTGATTTCCGGACCCGACCGGTCCAAGATTTCTTTTCTCGTGCACTGGCTCCGCGATCTCTTAGGCCTCCGGCGCATGGCGCCCATCTCGCGACTGCTCCGTTACGACGCCAAGTACTTCGAGGGCCGGGTGCCGCCGGAGTCGCAATTCCTAAAATCCTTCGATTCGGACTCTCCCGTCTTCATGAAGGAAGGATTGATCCCACCCGAGGCCTGCGACCGGATCGTCGCCAATCTCCGCGCGGCCGGACCGTTGGGCCTGGCCCCCATGAGCGTCCCGGACGGCGCGGAGAACACGGCCCTCCATGACAAGAGTTCCCGGCACACGGAATTCCTGGTCCCCACGCTGGAAGACCTCAAGACCTATGTCGGCGCCTTCGAGTCGATCCGGAGAGACATCGAGGGTTTCTTCAAGGTCCGGCTGGGGCGGAGCGACGGCATGCAGGCGCTCGGTTACCCGCCGGGGGGCCGCTACGAGCTCCACGCCGACAATTGCGCCCCTGTCTACGACGATCGCGGCCGCGAGACCGGCTGGACCTGCAACATGCCCCACCGGGTGATCTCGACCGTCCTGTTTCTCACCCCGACCGTCCCCCGGCCCCATGAGATCAACGAGTGCTCGGGCGGGGAGCTCACGTTCGCCTTTCTGTTGGACCGCCGGAACAAACCCTTCACGATCACGCCCAAGAAGGGCCTCTTCGTGGCGTTTCCGAGCACGCCCTACTTCGCGCACCGGGTGCATCCGGTCAAAGAGGGGTATCGCGTGACGCTGGTGGATTGGTATGCGGGAAAGGTTCTTTAA
- a CDS encoding tetratricopeptide repeat protein, with product MALKKKTPEPKTPPPSQATKAVKVDAAPEEGVPKMIEDVIAAWVPKVEQALKQVPAEHLEKAKKEVDKMLSGDLSWADLSQYTPERLMQIAELGFNQFRVGQYDSAERLFKGLTVIDPDNYYFHQMLGATFQRKEKYAEAIVEYSVAADLNPSDVVSFTNRGEVYFKLGVFELAIADFDKAIALDTKGEDKWANRARMLREQIRLMKQQKKK from the coding sequence GTGGCCCTAAAAAAGAAGACCCCTGAACCCAAGACGCCGCCGCCTTCGCAGGCGACCAAGGCCGTCAAAGTCGATGCGGCCCCCGAGGAAGGCGTTCCGAAGATGATCGAGGACGTGATTGCGGCGTGGGTCCCCAAGGTCGAGCAGGCCCTCAAGCAGGTTCCCGCGGAGCATCTGGAGAAGGCCAAGAAGGAAGTCGACAAGATGCTTTCGGGCGACCTCTCCTGGGCGGATCTCTCGCAATACACGCCGGAGAGGCTGATGCAGATCGCGGAGCTGGGTTTCAACCAGTTCCGGGTCGGGCAGTACGACAGCGCGGAGAGGCTTTTCAAGGGGCTGACGGTGATCGACCCCGACAACTACTACTTCCACCAGATGCTGGGGGCGACCTTCCAGCGCAAGGAGAAGTACGCTGAGGCGATCGTCGAGTACTCGGTGGCGGCGGACCTGAACCCCTCGGACGTGGTCTCGTTCACGAACCGCGGCGAGGTTTACTTCAAGCTCGGCGTCTTTGAGCTGGCGATCGCGGATTTCGACAAGGCGATCGCGTTGGACACGAAGGGCGAGGACAAATGGGCGAATCGGGCGCGCATGTTGCGCGAACAGATCCGCCTGATGAAACAACAGAAGAAGAAGTAA
- a CDS encoding sigma 54-interacting transcriptional regulator, with the protein MSDDTKQAATEAAPVDFDTQLLNVEGADKDVVFQRKCQLVVLSSSAKGKKLDLNRPVTRIGKKEDNDLVLDEKTVSRNHVEIVQTEDSYLLKDLGSTNGTYINDIRVKEAYLSPGDIIRLGTVRAEFVAFDEKVQIEPSTKTEFGPLLGRSRRMRQIFSLLEKISPTNATVLIEGETGTGKDLVARAIHQNSPRKNKPFVVFDCSAVAQNLIESELFGHVKGSFTGAVGTRKGAFEEAHGGTIFLDEIGELAIDLQPKLLRALEQREIKKVGSNESNPIDVRVVCATNRNLKKEVSENRFRQDLYYRLSVVKINLPPLRERPDDIPFLIEKLLASGRFNVDSEGKLKVTRVEDDALKMLTRYQWPGNVREMVNILERIVPMVDGNVITGKDVSYIFEEMEKDEEATERMSVDMGLPFKEAKQKIVESFEKDYLAALLRRNNYNISKTAREAGIDRKHIRNLLKKYGIIGEDVPETEDE; encoded by the coding sequence ATGTCCGACGACACCAAACAGGCCGCAACCGAAGCCGCCCCCGTCGATTTTGACACTCAGTTGTTGAACGTCGAAGGCGCCGACAAGGATGTCGTTTTTCAAAGAAAATGCCAACTCGTCGTCTTGAGTTCCTCCGCAAAAGGCAAAAAGCTCGACCTGAACCGTCCCGTCACCCGGATCGGCAAGAAGGAGGACAACGACCTCGTCCTCGATGAAAAGACCGTCTCCCGCAATCACGTCGAGATCGTCCAGACCGAGGACAGCTACCTCCTCAAGGACCTGGGGAGCACCAACGGCACCTACATCAACGACATCCGCGTCAAGGAGGCCTACCTCTCGCCCGGGGACATCATCCGTTTGGGCACGGTACGCGCGGAGTTCGTGGCCTTCGACGAAAAGGTCCAGATCGAACCGTCCACCAAGACGGAGTTCGGCCCCCTGCTCGGCCGCTCGCGTCGGATGCGCCAGATTTTCAGTCTTCTGGAGAAAATTTCCCCCACGAACGCGACGGTCCTGATCGAGGGTGAAACCGGCACCGGCAAGGACCTGGTCGCCCGCGCCATCCATCAGAACAGCCCGCGCAAGAACAAGCCCTTCGTCGTCTTTGACTGTTCCGCGGTGGCCCAGAATCTGATCGAGAGCGAGCTCTTCGGCCACGTGAAGGGCTCCTTTACCGGCGCCGTCGGCACCCGCAAGGGCGCCTTTGAGGAGGCCCACGGCGGCACGATCTTTCTGGACGAAATCGGTGAGCTTGCCATCGACCTGCAGCCCAAACTCCTGCGCGCCTTGGAGCAGCGCGAAATCAAAAAAGTCGGTTCGAACGAATCGAATCCCATTGACGTCCGGGTGGTGTGCGCGACCAACCGGAATCTAAAAAAGGAGGTCTCGGAGAACCGCTTCCGGCAGGACCTCTACTACCGGCTCTCCGTCGTGAAGATCAACCTGCCGCCGCTCCGCGAGCGCCCGGACGACATTCCCTTCCTGATCGAAAAACTCTTGGCCAGCGGCCGCTTCAACGTCGACTCCGAGGGCAAGTTGAAAGTCACCCGCGTCGAGGACGACGCCCTCAAGATGCTCACGCGCTACCAGTGGCCGGGGAACGTCCGGGAGATGGTGAACATCCTGGAGCGCATCGTGCCCATGGTGGACGGCAACGTCATCACCGGCAAGGACGTTTCGTACATCTTCGAGGAGATGGAAAAGGACGAAGAGGCGACCGAACGGATGAGCGTGGACATGGGCCTGCCGTTCAAGGAGGCCAAGCAGAAGATCGTTGAGTCGTTCGAAAAGGACTACCTGGCCGCCCTGCTCCGGCGGAACAACTACAACATTTCCAAGACGGCCCGCGAGGCGGGCATCGACCGCAAGCACATCCGCAACCTGCTCAAGAAGTACGGAATCATCGGCGAGGACGTGCCGGAAACCGAGGACGAATGA
- a CDS encoding ABC transporter ATP-binding protein, whose amino-acid sequence MSFIQFIGLEKSFGEKKIYKGVNLKIEKGETITVLGGSGSGKTVMLKMLLGLMFPDAGKILFDGKDVVDMTDEEILGVRRRVGMLFQGGALFDSLSVKENVAYPLREHFQHTEEEIARIVAEKLELVGLPGIEEMAPSDLSGGMKKRVSLARAIATSPEVILYDEPTTGLDPTNTRRIDNVIINLQKKLGVTSIVVTHDIQSAFYISDRLALLYDGKIRFVGSKAEVKNSDDPVVQGFIKGDMGDVETPQVISKIRKPTSSKVRNHAKA is encoded by the coding sequence ATGAGCTTTATCCAATTCATCGGTCTCGAAAAATCCTTCGGGGAGAAGAAGATCTACAAGGGCGTCAACCTCAAGATCGAGAAGGGCGAGACCATCACGGTCCTGGGAGGCAGCGGCTCGGGCAAGACCGTCATGCTCAAGATGCTGTTGGGACTCATGTTTCCAGACGCCGGCAAGATTCTCTTCGACGGCAAGGACGTCGTGGACATGACCGACGAGGAGATCTTGGGCGTCCGCCGCCGGGTGGGCATGCTCTTTCAGGGCGGGGCTCTTTTCGATTCGCTCTCCGTGAAGGAGAACGTGGCCTATCCGCTGCGGGAGCATTTTCAACATACGGAGGAGGAGATCGCCCGCATCGTGGCCGAAAAGCTCGAGCTCGTCGGTCTTCCGGGCATCGAGGAAATGGCGCCCTCGGACCTCTCGGGCGGCATGAAAAAGCGCGTCTCGCTCGCCCGCGCGATCGCGACGAGCCCGGAGGTCATCCTCTACGACGAGCCGACCACGGGACTCGATCCGACCAATACGCGCCGGATCGACAACGTGATCATCAATCTTCAAAAAAAACTGGGCGTCACGTCGATCGTCGTCACGCACGACATCCAGTCCGCCTTCTACATCAGCGATCGACTGGCCCTGCTCTACGATGGTAAGATCCGGTTCGTCGGTTCCAAGGCCGAGGTCAAGAACTCGGACGACCCCGTCGTCCAGGGTTTCATCAAGGGCGACATGGGGGACGTGGAGACGCCTCAGGTGATTTCGAAGATCCGTAAGCCAACGTCTTCAAAGGTGAGAAACCATGCAAAAGCGTGA
- a CDS encoding tetratricopeptide repeat protein, which yields MPRDETRHAFSDEEKGKVLDPNPERRRYLTEVFYKFLNHKISVADLVGLPKKKFGRLAEIGYVKYKYGRYQEAQQIFQTLSILDSVNAYYHTALGGVYQKMGKYVDSVVSYTRALRINPKELCCHVNRGEIYLRHKNYKKAADDFRSAILLDPNGRNLWANRARSLVIALKRNMDLKKRVAQMQAAQAAQAARPTARPTAQTRPASPARPTGAFRGTRSPR from the coding sequence ATGCCCCGCGACGAGACGCGACATGCCTTTTCGGACGAAGAAAAAGGAAAAGTCCTCGACCCCAACCCCGAACGCCGCCGTTACCTGACCGAAGTCTTTTACAAATTTCTGAACCACAAGATCTCGGTTGCGGACCTGGTGGGGCTCCCCAAGAAGAAATTCGGGCGGCTCGCGGAGATCGGCTACGTCAAGTACAAGTACGGGCGGTATCAGGAGGCCCAGCAGATCTTCCAGACCCTCTCGATCTTGGACAGCGTCAACGCCTACTACCACACGGCCCTGGGGGGCGTTTACCAGAAGATGGGCAAGTACGTGGACTCGGTCGTCTCCTACACGCGGGCGCTCCGGATCAATCCCAAGGAGCTCTGCTGCCACGTGAACCGGGGCGAGATTTATCTCCGCCACAAGAACTACAAGAAGGCCGCCGACGATTTCAGGAGCGCGATTCTCCTCGATCCCAACGGCCGGAACCTGTGGGCCAACCGGGCCCGGTCGCTCGTCATCGCCCTCAAGCGCAACATGGATTTGAAAAAGCGCGTGGCCCAGATGCAGGCCGCTCAAGCGGCCCAGGCCGCGAGACCCACGGCCCGTCCCACGGCTCAGACCCGCCCGGCCTCTCCGGCGCGCCCCACAGGAGCGTTCCGCGGGACGCGGTCGCCGCGCTGA